A window of Acidobacteriota bacterium genomic DNA:
CGCCGCAGCCGGCCTGATTCGACATTTGGAAACAACTCCAGATCCGCCGCGGCGCTAGCCCCGCGCACCCTGGCACCCTGGCACCCTGGCACCCCGGCACCCTTGGCACCCTGGCACCCTTGGCACCCTGGCACCCTTGGCACCCTGGCACCCTTGGCACCCATGGCACCTAAACCCCTTCAACCCGGCACTCTCGTGATGGTTCGAGATGAATCTTGGACCGTTGCTCGGGTTGAGGTCTTCGAGCATTGCACTGTAGTCACGCTGGAAGGCCGCGGCCCCGGCAACATGGGCCGTCGCTTCCGAGCCATCACGCCGTTCGACCGCGTCCGCGCGCTCGATAGCGACCGTCCCCGGCAGCGAAAGCGGCGCACCGTTCTGCGCGCCGCGCTCGCCGCCATTACCCACGAACGGCCGGCGCTCGGCCTGTGGACGGCGGCGGACGCCTCCCTCGACCTCCATGCGTATCAACTGGAACCGGCGCTGGCCGTGCTGCGCGGCGCCACGCGCGTGTTATTGGCCGACGCCGTGGGGCTCGGCAAGACGATCCAGGCGGGCCTGATCCTGGCCGAACTACGCGCCCGGGGATTGGTCGATCGCGCTCTCGTTCTTTGTCCCGCGGGACTGCGAGCGTCGTGGGCCGCAGAGTTGCGCGACCGGTTCGGCCTTCAGGCGATGGTGCTCGATCACAGCACGATCGCCGCCGGCGTGTCAGAACGCCCTCACGGCGTGAACCCGTGGGTCACGCATCCCCTGGTGATTGCCTCGATCGACTTCGTCAAGCGGCCGGAGGTGCTCGCGTCGGCCGAGGGCGCGGCGTTCGACCTGGTCGTCGCAGACGAGGCCCATCACCTCACGCCCGCGAGCGATCGTGGCCGCGCGGTCGAACGTCTCGGCGGCCAGGCGCCATGGCTCGTACTGATGTCGGCGACGCCCCATTCGGGAGATCAGGCAGCCTTCGACTACCTGGCGGGCCTCGGCGGGCACGGTGATCCACTGGTCGCATTTCGCCGCGGACGTAACGACGTCGGCCTGCCCGCCGATCGCCGTAGCCACCGGCTGCGGATTGTGGCGAGCGCCGATGAGGACCGCTTGCTGCGCGCGATGGCCGCGTACACCCGAGCCATCTGGCAGGCACGCGGGCACGAGAACCGCGCCGTGCAACTCGTGGCCATCACGCTGGCGCGCCGCACTGCGTCCAGTGCCGGGGCGGCCGGCCGCACGTTGACCCGCCGGCGGGCGCTGCTGGCCGGCGAGTTGCCTTCGGCGCCGGCGCAGGGCGCATTCGCCTGGGACGAGGTCGATGAGGCCGACGGCGATGAGGCCGACGCCGCATTGGCGTGTCCCGGCCTGGCCGATCAAGACGCCGAACGCCGCCACCTCACGCGGCTGATCGACCTGGCGCAGCGCGCGTCGGCGGACTCGTCGAAACTGCGCCGGCTGCGGCGCCTCCTGCTGCGTGCCGGCGAACCCGCGGTGGTGTTTACCGAGTACCGGGACACGCTGTTTGCGGCGGTCGACGCGTTGGCGGCGACCTTCCGGCTCGGCGCGATCCACGGCGGCGTACCGGCCGCCGTGCGGCAGGAGGCAGTGCAGCAGTTCCAGCGCGGCGATCTGGACGTGCTCGTCGCCACCGACACCGCCGGTGAGGGCCTCAACCTGCACCACCGCTGTCGCCTGGTCATCGATCTGGAAGTGCCGTGGAATCCGGTGCGCCTCGAACAACGCGTGGGGCGGGTCGATCGACTCGGCCAGCAACGGCGCGTCCATGCCGTGCACCTGCTGCACCGCGGCACCGTGGAGGACACGGTCTGGCAGCGCCTCGACGCGCGGCGCCGGCTGGCCGACCACGCGCTCGGTGCATGGGCACCGCCAACCGACGACGACATGGCGCGGGCGGTCTTCGACGATGCTCCCCTCGCGTCGCCGTGTGCCAGGCCGGTCGCCTCGATGCGCGTTGAGGAGGCTGCGTCCGAACTGGCGCGGGTCGCGAGCGAGCGAAGCCGGGCCGGTCGTGCCGCCATCGCGCCGGAGCGTCCGGTGGTCTCGCGGCCACGGGCGCGTGACGACCATGGCTCCGCGATCGCGGTGGTCGAATGGACGCAGATCGGACCGGCCGGCGGCATGCTGCAGCGGGTCGCGCGCGCGTTTCGCGTCTCATTGCGGCGTCGCGACACCGCCGAGGCGTGGCGGGATGGCCTCGCAGCTATTGGTGCCGCTGCGATCAGCCTGGCGCCGGCGCCGCCGCTGCTGCCCATGCGCGAGCCGATGCTGGCGCGGATTGCGGCGGCCCGATCGAGGCTGGCCTCGGCACCGGCGCTGCACCAGGCCTCGTTGTTCGATCGGCGCGCCGAAGTCTCGGCACGGTCACGACGTGACGTGGCCGAAGCGGTTGACGCATCGCTCGCGCGCCGGGCGACCTCGCTGGGGCAGGATGGCTCGCCCACCTCACACCCGCGGCTAATCGCGATCTGGCCGCCGCGCCGCCAACCATGATTCCCGGCGTGAGCGGACAACTGCTGTCGCACGCGTACCTCGAGCAGCAGGTGCTTCCCGGCGTGGATCCAGCCGCCGCCGCGTCTTTTGAACGGCAGGTCGTTCGGTGGTGGCGGTCGGTGTCGCGAGCGCTGGGGCCATCGGCGGGTGCGCGGCAGGTGTTCGACCTCGCCGTCGCGCCGCTGCTCGGGTCACTGGGGTATCCGCCTCCGGCGACGCGGCCACTGGGCGACAAGCTGGTCGGGCTCGCCACCACCGAGGGCGGCCCGACGCTGGTGATCGTGTTGCCGTGGGCGGCCCCGGCAGACGCGGCCTGGCGCGATGCCGTGCGCGGCGGCACCGGGGCCGATGCCGGGTGGGCTCTGGTGTCAAACGGGCAATCGCTCCAGGTCGTCGACTGTGCCCGGCCGTGGGCCCGCAACACGTTGCACTTCGACTTTGCACAGCTGCTTGGCGATCCGCGCGGCGCGCGGGTGTTGTGGGAGACCACCGGCGCGCCGGCGATCGTCGCGACCGCCGGGGTCAGTGCCTTGCGATCGCGCATCGAGGCATCGAGCCGCCATGGCGCCGGGGTCTGCCACGCACTGGGCGACGGCGTGCTCGCGGCGCTGCCGGCGCTGGCCGCGGCCCTGTCGACGGACCGCGGCCCAACCGCCCCGGCACGCCCCTACGACCAGGCCCTCACCGTCGTCTACCGCGTGCTGTTCCTGTTGTTCGCCGAGGCCCGCGGACTGGTGCCGGTGTGGCATCCGATCTACCGCGAGGCCTACAGCATCGACGCGCTCTACCTGCAGACCATCGCGCCCGGTTCGGGGCGCGGGCTCTGGCCGGCGCTGCAGGCGATTGCGCGCATCGCTCATGCCGGTTGCCGCGCTGGCGATCTTGACGTGACCGCGTTCAACGGGCGGCTGTTCGCCCCGCGGCATGCGCCATTGGCCGAACGGCGGCGCGTGCCGGAAGACGTGGTGCGGACGCTGGTGTTGGCGCTGGCCACGACCGCAACGGCGTCGGGACGCCGGCGGATCGCGTATCACGACCTCGGCGTGGAACAGCTCGGGGCCGTGTACGAACGCGTGCTCGAGCACGAACCGGTCGCGGTCGGGACCGGGATCGCGCTGCGGCGCACGTCGAGCGAACGCAAGGCCACCGGGAGCTTCTACACACCGCGATCGATCACCGAGTTCGTGGTCCGGCGCACGCTGCAGCCACTCGTGGCGCAGCAGACGGCGGCCGGAATCCTGGCGCTGCGCGTGGTGGATCCCGCCATGGGCAGCGGCGCGTTCCTGGTGGCGGCGTGTCACTACCTGGCCGACCAGTGCGAGCACGTGCTGGTCGCTGATGGCACGTGGGAAGCGGGCGCGGTGACGCCGGGGGATCGTGCCGACTTGCGGCGCCAGGTGGCCGAGCGCTGCCTGTACGGCGTGGACCTCAATCCGACGGCGGTGCAGTTGGCGCGCTTGTCGCTGTGGCTCACCACCCTCGCCACCGGCAAGCCGCTGACGTTTCTCGATCACCACCTGGCGGTCGGCAACAGCCTGCTCGGCGGATGGCTCGCCGACCTGTCGCGGTCGCCCGTACGCGCGCGCGCCACTCGTCCGGCAGCCCTGCCGCTGTTCGATGATGTCTCGGCCGTGGTGTCGCAGGTGCTACCGCAGCGCTTGCGCCTGGCGAGCGAACCGTCGGATTCGGTGCAGGCCGTTCGCGACAAGGAGCGGCTGTTCGAGTCGCTGTCGGTGACGGACGGCCCGTTCGCCGCCTGGTCGCGCGCGGCCGATGCCTGGTGCGCGGCGGCGTTGTGGCCGGGACCTGCCCCGTCACACGCGGTCGTCAAGGAATGGCTGTCGGCCGCGTTGGGCGGCGCCACCACGCTGCCTGCCGGCCAGTTGGCGCGCTGGCTGCGGCGCGCGGCCGAGGTCGCCGCCAGCCACGCCGTGTTCCACTGGGAGTTGGCGTTCCCGGAAGTGTTCTTCGATGCCGCGGGGCGGCGTCGCGATGACGGCGGGTTTGACGCGGTGCTGGGCAACCCGCCGTGGGACATGCTGCGCGCCGACAGCGGGCCGGCGGCCGCGCGTGACGCCGACCGCGCGCGGACCGCTCCAGTGCGCCGCTTCTTCGCTTCATCGGGGATCTACACCGCCCAGGGCCAGGGTCACGCCAACCGCTACCAGTTGTTTCTCGAGCGCAGCCTCCAGCTGACGCGGCCTGGCGGCCGGTTCGGGCTCATCCTGCCGTCGGGCATCGCCACTGATCACGGGAGCGCTGCCTTGCGCCGGCGGCTGTTCGATCGGTGCGCGCTCGACACCTGGATTGGGCTCGACAACCGGGCCGGCGTGTTTCCGATTCACCGCAGCGTGCGCTTCGTCCTGATGGCGGGCGCCACTGGCGGCCGTACTGAAGTCCTGCGGTTTCGTGCGGGTCTCCAGGACCCCGCCGCCCTCGACCGGTGCGCCAGCGACCCTCGGCACGACCATGGGGACGAGTGGCTCAGCGTGTCGCGCTCGCGGCTCGAGGCCTGGGACCCGGAGCAGCTCACCGTGCCGGCGGTAACGTCATCAACCGCCCTGGCGGTCCTGGTCGGCGCCTCGTCTTCGGCGCCGCCGCTTGGTTCCCCGCGCGGGTGGCATGCGCGCTTCGGCCGCGAGCTCAATGCCACCGACGACCGCGCGCATCTCGTCGAGCGCTCGGCGCGAGACCGGTCGGCGCTGCCGATTGTCGAAGGCAAGCACGTCGCACCATTCCAGGTGAACCTGGCGGCGACCACGCACGCGATCCCTCGAGGCGCGGCCGCGCGATTGATTGATCCCGCGGTGAGCTTCGATCGCGATCGCATCGGTTACCGCGACGTGGCCGGCGCCACCAACCGGCTGACGCTGATTGCCGGGCTGCTGCCGAAAGGCGCCTTGACCACCCACACCGTGTTCGTGCTGAAGACGCCGCTGGCGCCAGAGGCCCAGTGGTGCCTGCTGGGGCTGCTCAACAGCCTGGTGGTCAACTACCTGGTGCGGCTCAACGTCACGACGCACGTCACCACCGCGTTGATGGCGCGCCTGCCCGTGCCACGGCCGCCGGATGATTCGCCGGCGTTTCGCACGCTGGCCGCCCTCGCGCGCGGCCTGGAGGTGACGGGCATTGAGGCCGCGCCGGAGGCCTACGCCCGGCTGAACGCTATCGTGGCGAAGCTCTATGGGCTGTCGCCCGAACAGTACCGCCATGTCGTCGAGACGTTTCCGCTGCTCCCCGAAGCGCTACGACTCTGCTGTTGTGATCAGTACATGCCTCGCACGGAAACGCGGAATCACGGAAACCCAACATGATTTTTCTTGAGATCGGCAGTCGCTGTTCATCGCGCCCTGGGCCCGGGCTTGACCGAATACTCCTATCAGGCGTCCATGGAGCTGGAAATGGAGGCCGGGCAGTTGCGGTTCGTTCGAGAACAGGCAATTGCGATCGAGTTTCGCGGCGCGATCGTCGGCTGGCACCGGCCGGACTTTGTCGTCGAGCAATCAGTCGTCGTTGAGGTCAAGTCGGTGAGCCGGATTGAACCGGTCTTCATCAGGCAGGTCTTGACCTATCTGCGCGTCACTCACCTGCAAGTCGGGCTGTTGCTGAACTTCAACGTGCCGTCGATGGCCAACGAGGGCATCAAGCGAGTAGTGCTGTGAGGATTGCTGAGTCAGGTGAAATGCATCGCACGGAACCACGGAAACACCGAAAACGATGGACTCTTCTAAGGCACGAAGTGCGCCAGATCAGCGCACCCGTCAGGCGTTGGTTGCGCGAATATCGCCCTCTGTTCTCTGAAGTACGTCGTGGAGTTCCGACTTTGTGCTTCCGTGCTTCCGTGCTTCCGTGTTTCTGTGTGAAGCATCTACTTCACCGGGCCCGACTCCCAGGCCTTGAGGACAGCGTACAAAGTCGAGGTAATCGGCACCGGCACGCCCAGCTTCTGCGCCCGGCGGACAGCCGCTCCTTGCAGCGCCTCCACCTCAATCCGCTTACCCTGCTCCAGATCGATCAACAGCGACGAGCGGGTGGTGGGCGGGATGTTGTCCATATAGGTCTTGAGCGTGTCGAAGCGATCGGGAGAGATCGTCACGCCTTCCGCCTTCGCGATCGCCGCAATCTCGCGCGACGTGGCGTAGAACATCTCCTGCACATGGGG
This region includes:
- a CDS encoding helicase-related protein, coding for MGRRFRAITPFDRVRALDSDRPRQRKRRTVLRAALAAITHERPALGLWTAADASLDLHAYQLEPALAVLRGATRVLLADAVGLGKTIQAGLILAELRARGLVDRALVLCPAGLRASWAAELRDRFGLQAMVLDHSTIAAGVSERPHGVNPWVTHPLVIASIDFVKRPEVLASAEGAAFDLVVADEAHHLTPASDRGRAVERLGGQAPWLVLMSATPHSGDQAAFDYLAGLGGHGDPLVAFRRGRNDVGLPADRRSHRLRIVASADEDRLLRAMAAYTRAIWQARGHENRAVQLVAITLARRTASSAGAAGRTLTRRRALLAGELPSAPAQGAFAWDEVDEADGDEADAALACPGLADQDAERRHLTRLIDLAQRASADSSKLRRLRRLLLRAGEPAVVFTEYRDTLFAAVDALAATFRLGAIHGGVPAAVRQEAVQQFQRGDLDVLVATDTAGEGLNLHHRCRLVIDLEVPWNPVRLEQRVGRVDRLGQQRRVHAVHLLHRGTVEDTVWQRLDARRRLADHALGAWAPPTDDDMARAVFDDAPLASPCARPVASMRVEEAASELARVASERSRAGRAAIAPERPVVSRPRARDDHGSAIAVVEWTQIGPAGGMLQRVARAFRVSLRRRDTAEAWRDGLAAIGAAAISLAPAPPLLPMREPMLARIAAARSRLASAPALHQASLFDRRAEVSARSRRDVAEAVDASLARRATSLGQDGSPTSHPRLIAIWPPRRQP
- a CDS encoding N-6 DNA methylase — encoded protein: MSGQLLSHAYLEQQVLPGVDPAAAASFERQVVRWWRSVSRALGPSAGARQVFDLAVAPLLGSLGYPPPATRPLGDKLVGLATTEGGPTLVIVLPWAAPADAAWRDAVRGGTGADAGWALVSNGQSLQVVDCARPWARNTLHFDFAQLLGDPRGARVLWETTGAPAIVATAGVSALRSRIEASSRHGAGVCHALGDGVLAALPALAAALSTDRGPTAPARPYDQALTVVYRVLFLLFAEARGLVPVWHPIYREAYSIDALYLQTIAPGSGRGLWPALQAIARIAHAGCRAGDLDVTAFNGRLFAPRHAPLAERRRVPEDVVRTLVLALATTATASGRRRIAYHDLGVEQLGAVYERVLEHEPVAVGTGIALRRTSSERKATGSFYTPRSITEFVVRRTLQPLVAQQTAAGILALRVVDPAMGSGAFLVAACHYLADQCEHVLVADGTWEAGAVTPGDRADLRRQVAERCLYGVDLNPTAVQLARLSLWLTTLATGKPLTFLDHHLAVGNSLLGGWLADLSRSPVRARATRPAALPLFDDVSAVVSQVLPQRLRLASEPSDSVQAVRDKERLFESLSVTDGPFAAWSRAADAWCAAALWPGPAPSHAVVKEWLSAALGGATTLPAGQLARWLRRAAEVAASHAVFHWELAFPEVFFDAAGRRRDDGGFDAVLGNPPWDMLRADSGPAAARDADRARTAPVRRFFASSGIYTAQGQGHANRYQLFLERSLQLTRPGGRFGLILPSGIATDHGSAALRRRLFDRCALDTWIGLDNRAGVFPIHRSVRFVLMAGATGGRTEVLRFRAGLQDPAALDRCASDPRHDHGDEWLSVSRSRLEAWDPEQLTVPAVTSSTALAVLVGASSSAPPLGSPRGWHARFGRELNATDDRAHLVERSARDRSALPIVEGKHVAPFQVNLAATTHAIPRGAAARLIDPAVSFDRDRIGYRDVAGATNRLTLIAGLLPKGALTTHTVFVLKTPLAPEAQWCLLGLLNSLVVNYLVRLNVTTHVTTALMARLPVPRPPDDSPAFRTLAALARGLEVTGIEAAPEAYARLNAIVAKLYGLSPEQYRHVVETFPLLPEALRLCCCDQYMPRTETRNHGNPT
- a CDS encoding GxxExxY protein, yielding MRSAVAVHRALGPGLTEYSYQASMELEMEAGQLRFVREQAIAIEFRGAIVGWHRPDFVVEQSVVVEVKSVSRIEPVFIRQVLTYLRVTHLQVGLLLNFNVPSMANEGIKRVVL